The following coding sequences lie in one Homalodisca vitripennis isolate AUS2020 chromosome X, UT_GWSS_2.1, whole genome shotgun sequence genomic window:
- the LOC124368720 gene encoding uncharacterized protein LOC124368720, producing MSLIIWSLVWAAACSSPGLEVRAASILSTEPGAVDPPWLAIFHCFQSDSPTVCFQKRAVRALEDMFIKEDVDDKSVEQEEKGLSPAVGKIIDRIGDLIASGLSQWYPESDGEPEDLDTAKVGRCHRSS from the coding sequence ATGTCTCTGATAATCTGGAGCTTAGTGTGGGCGGCGGCGTGCTCGAGCCCCGGTCTGGAGGTGCGGGCGGCCTCCATCCTGTCCACCGAACCCGGGGCCGTGGATCCTCCCTGGCTCGCGATCTTccactgcttccagagtgactcccccaccgtgTGCTTCCAGAAGAGGGCTGTGCGCGCCCTAGAGGACATGTTTATCAAGGAAGACGTGGACGATAAATCGGTCGAGCAGGAGGAAAAGGGGTTGTCACCGGCTGTCGGCAAGATCATAGACAGGATAGGGGACCTCATCGCCTCCGGGTTGTCCCAGTGGTATCCTGAGTCCGACGGGGAACCTGAGGATCTGGACACCGCCAAAGTCGGCCGATGCCATCGATCAAG